The following proteins are co-located in the Neodiprion virginianus isolate iyNeoVirg1 chromosome 6, iyNeoVirg1.1, whole genome shotgun sequence genome:
- the LOC124306962 gene encoding helicase POLQ-like isoform X2 produces MAVTPNQADFSLGQKMSRGSSLKLGANVIVAGRNSFPSSWLSIDDTVLNTISFDEEFTNATDNVVATATKDDNEYYQNNNNNTNAKEKIFFEKDTNFEQVKDHNYSKILDLNTSDQEFCQIESTLIQKTEQVHMELKTILNTTEISICRDDRLNNTVVDSGVEKSMWEDDSLLDRVFNELESSNNENVEATKSECSPLAVLDSFSTLTSPKKIHSEPLDCPSTVPRVQKHSLSPLKENSRPNKKSRTVVPRFCEDAMKDSFYGLPGSVKSLIQRVKGIDELYEWQDECLKLKAIYDRKNLIYALPTSGGKTLVAEILMLKELVANKKNAIFILPFVAIVQEKVRSLAPFALALDFLVEEYAAGNGQYPPRKRRRKHTIYVCTIEKGLGLVNSLIENQRLHEYSQEALRLDPDKLGGLVMDVVPQDSCLIFCPSRKNCENVSILLTKVLFKSLHNHKKKEKDILIRALKAEGALCEILELTIKFGVAYHHSGLMAEERKLLEEAFRSGTLSVICCTSTLAAGVNLPARRVILRRPYVGNQFLNLSRYKQMIGRAGRAGMKDVGESILICRTNEIPKVKELLTSNMDDCISTLHVEEDRGINNLILSSILLNLATTRSELHKIAGTTLLGIQQKRLNINTNNITDKTITKLIKTRVIKVKQVTNYSEINPNLTVLIQSQDNLKTAQETPRPRKKIVKLSRTTKLEVCKLGRAAMKGCVDLNRAHMLYKDLKSAQNQLVLLDCLHLLYLVTPYDVVDLVKPSGNVYCDVVCNLSPIQMETARVLGINETVATKLRAGVMPKNVDSNVVNRFYLTLMLNELWNQQTVHIVSTKYQVNRGIVQNLMNASASFASSVERFCAELDEFWAFRDLLHSFSKRLSHCCSVELEPLIELPSVKIGRARQLFNAGYKTLQSVALGQPMEMCDKIENLPMRVASQIVAAAKLLLLEKVENLRDEAEDVLDGIDISNFR; encoded by the exons ATGGCTGTGACACCTAATCAGGCTGATTTTTCTCTTGGTCAAAAAATGAGTAGAGGAAGCAGTCTAAAGCTCGGTGCTAATGTAATAGTGGCAGGAAGAAACTCGTTTCCTTCGTCGTGGTTATCCATTGACGACACTGTACTAAACACGATAAGTTTTGATGAAGAATTTACAAATGCTACTGACAATGTTGTCGCTACAGCAACAAAGGACGATAATGAATATTATcagaataataacaacaacactAATGccaaggaaaaaatattctttgagAAAGATACAAACTTTGAACAAGTGAAAGATCACAATTACAGTAAAATATTGGACTTGAATACAAGCGACcaggaattttgtcaaatagAGTCAACCTTGATACAAAAAACTGAACAAGTTCACATGGAGCTGAAAACCATACTGAATACAACAGAAATATCGATATGCCGTGATGATCGGTTAAACAATACGGTCGTAGATTCTGGTGTCGAAAAATCTATGTGGGAAGATGACAGTCTACTGGATCGAGTATTCAATGAACTTGAATCATCCAATAACGAGAACGTCGAGGCTACCAAATCTGAGTGCTCTCCGTTGGCTGTATTAGATAGTTTCAGCACCTTGACTTctccaaaaaaaattcattccgaaCCATTGGATTGTCCTTCGACTGTTCCGCGTGTTCAAAAACACTCGTTATCACCACTGAAGGAAAATAGCAGACCCAACAAAAAGAGTCGGACGGTTGTCCCACGGTTTTGTGAGGATGCGATGAAAGATTCCTTTTATGGACTTCCAGGCTCGGTAAAATCACTTATACAGCGTGTAAAGGGAATTGATGAACTATATG AATGGCAAGACGAGTGTCTTAAACTCAAGGCAATTTatgatcgaaaaaatttaatttatgcCCTCCCAACAAGTGGTGGAAAAACATTAGTGGCTGAGATATTAATGCTCAAGGAGCTTGTcgctaacaaaaaaaatgcaatctTCATACTTCCCTTTGTTGCAATCGTTCAAGAAAAG gTACGTTCTTTGGCACCTTTTGCCCTGGCCTTAGATTTTTTGGTCGAGGAATATGCAGCTGGAAACGGGCAGTACCCGCCACGTAAAAGGCGGAGAAAACACACTATTTATGTCTGCACGATTGAGAAGGGACTGGGGCTGGTTAATAGCTTGATAGAAAACCAGCGTCTTCATGAG TACTCCCAGGAAGCTCTCAGGCTTGATCCAGATAAACTTGGAGGATTGGTAATGGATGTTGTACCACAAGACTCTTGTCTAATATTTTGTCCGAGTCGCAAAAACTGTGAGAATGTTTCTATATTGTTGACGAAAGTTCTGTTCAA ATCTCTGCACAATCataagaaaaaggagaaagatATATTGATAAGAGCATTGAAAGCTGAAGGTGCTCTCTGTGAGATTCTGGAACTAACTATAAAGTTTGGCGTAGCTTATCATCACTCTGGTTTGATGGCAGAAGAGCGAAAGCTACTGGAGGAAGCGTTCAGATCCGGAACTCTTTCTGTAATTTGTTGCACCTCAACTTTGGCTGCTGGCGTTAATTTACCAGCGCGCAGG GTAATACTCAGACGTCCATATGTTGGTAATCAGTTTCTAAACTTGAGTCGTTATAAACAAATGATTGGTAGAGCTGGAAGAGCTGGGATGAAAGACGTTGGAGAAAGTATACTGATTTGTAGAACAAACGAAATTCCCAAG GTAAAAGAGTTGTTAACTTCTAATATGGACGACTGTATCAGTACTTTACACGTTGAAGAAGACAGGGGTATAAACAATTTGATTCTGAGTTCGATTCTCTTAAATTTGGCTACAACTAGATCAGAGTTGCACAAAATAGCTGGAACTACGCTTCTTGGAATACAACAGAAGAGGCTAAATATTAATACAAATAATATTACTGACAAAACGATCACAAAGCTAATAAAAACACGTGTAATTAAAGTGAAACAAGTTACTAATTACAGTGAAATCAATCCTAATTTAACTGTCCTCATTCAGTCGcaagataatttaaaaacagcTCAGGAAACACCACGACCtagaaagaaaattgtaaaacttaGTAGAACAACAAAACTGGAAGTATGCAAACTGGGAAGAGCAGCTATGAAAG GATGCGTCGATCTGAATCGTGCGCATATGCTGTACAAAGACTTGAAATCAGCACAAAACCAGCTAGTGCTACTCGACTGTCTCCACCTTTTGTACCTCGTGACGCCATACGATGTTGTTGATCTTGTAAAACCATCTGGAAACGTGTACTGCGATGTG GTTTGCAACTTGTCTCCCATACAGATGGAGACTGCAAGAGTTTTAGGAATAAACGAGACAGTTGCAACCAAACTGAGAGCTGGAGTGATGCCAAAg AATGTCGATTCTAACGTCGTAAACAGGTTTTATTTGACCCTAATGCTCAATGAGTTGTGGAATCAGCAAACTGTTCACATAGTATCTACTAAGTATCAAGTCAATCGAGGAATAGTACAAAATTTAATGAACGCTTCCGCATCCTTTGCTTCAAGCGTGGAACGGTTTTGCGCG GAACTTGATGAATTTTGGGCGTTCAGAGACCTGTTGCACAGTTTTAGTAAACGGCTATCACACTGCTGCTCGGTTGAACTCGAACCGTTAATAGAACTTCCTAGTGTGAAAATT GGACGTGCCAGACAGTTGTTCAATGCTGGATACAAAACATTGCAATCTGTAGCACTGGGTCAGCCAATGGAAATgtgtgataaaattgaaaacttgcCGATGCGAGTTGCTAGTCAGATCGTCGCTGCAGCTAAG CTCTTATTGTTGGAGAAGGTGGAGAACCTCAGAGATGAGGCAGAAGACGTGCTGGATGGAATTGATATATCGAATTTCCGGTAA
- the LOC124306962 gene encoding helicase POLQ-like isoform X1, whose translation MAVTPNQADFSLGQKMSRGSSLKLGANVIVAGRNSFPSSWLSIDDTVLNTISFDEEFTNATDNVVATATKDDNEYYQNNNNNTNAKEKIFFEKDTNFEQVKDHNYSKILDLNTSDQEFCQIESTLIQKTEQVHMELKTILNTTEISICRDDRLNNTVVDSGVEKSMWEDDSLLDRVFNELESSNNENVEATKSECSPLAVLDSFSTLTSPKKIHSEPLDCPSTVPRVQKHSLSPLKENSRPNKKSRTVVPRFCEDAMKDSFYGLPGSVKSLIQRVKGIDELYEWQDECLKLKAIYDRKNLIYALPTSGGKTLVAEILMLKELVANKKNAIFILPFVAIVQEKVRSLAPFALALDFLVEEYAAGNGQYPPRKRRRKHTIYVCTIEKGLGLVNSLIENQRLHEVGMVVVDELHLLGEDGGRGATLEGLLTKIMYTGNNLHIIGMSATIGNLNEIAKFLNAEIYTKDFRPVELKEYVKCEDDIWLVDLEQEEILTDLKKIAYAYSQEALRLDPDKLGGLVMDVVPQDSCLIFCPSRKNCENVSILLTKVLFKSLHNHKKKEKDILIRALKAEGALCEILELTIKFGVAYHHSGLMAEERKLLEEAFRSGTLSVICCTSTLAAGVNLPARRVILRRPYVGNQFLNLSRYKQMIGRAGRAGMKDVGESILICRTNEIPKVKELLTSNMDDCISTLHVEEDRGINNLILSSILLNLATTRSELHKIAGTTLLGIQQKRLNINTNNITDKTITKLIKTRVIKVKQVTNYSEINPNLTVLIQSQDNLKTAQETPRPRKKIVKLSRTTKLEVCKLGRAAMKGCVDLNRAHMLYKDLKSAQNQLVLLDCLHLLYLVTPYDVVDLVKPSGNVYCDVVCNLSPIQMETARVLGINETVATKLRAGVMPKNVDSNVVNRFYLTLMLNELWNQQTVHIVSTKYQVNRGIVQNLMNASASFASSVERFCAELDEFWAFRDLLHSFSKRLSHCCSVELEPLIELPSVKIGRARQLFNAGYKTLQSVALGQPMEMCDKIENLPMRVASQIVAAAKLLLLEKVENLRDEAEDVLDGIDISNFR comes from the exons ATGGCTGTGACACCTAATCAGGCTGATTTTTCTCTTGGTCAAAAAATGAGTAGAGGAAGCAGTCTAAAGCTCGGTGCTAATGTAATAGTGGCAGGAAGAAACTCGTTTCCTTCGTCGTGGTTATCCATTGACGACACTGTACTAAACACGATAAGTTTTGATGAAGAATTTACAAATGCTACTGACAATGTTGTCGCTACAGCAACAAAGGACGATAATGAATATTATcagaataataacaacaacactAATGccaaggaaaaaatattctttgagAAAGATACAAACTTTGAACAAGTGAAAGATCACAATTACAGTAAAATATTGGACTTGAATACAAGCGACcaggaattttgtcaaatagAGTCAACCTTGATACAAAAAACTGAACAAGTTCACATGGAGCTGAAAACCATACTGAATACAACAGAAATATCGATATGCCGTGATGATCGGTTAAACAATACGGTCGTAGATTCTGGTGTCGAAAAATCTATGTGGGAAGATGACAGTCTACTGGATCGAGTATTCAATGAACTTGAATCATCCAATAACGAGAACGTCGAGGCTACCAAATCTGAGTGCTCTCCGTTGGCTGTATTAGATAGTTTCAGCACCTTGACTTctccaaaaaaaattcattccgaaCCATTGGATTGTCCTTCGACTGTTCCGCGTGTTCAAAAACACTCGTTATCACCACTGAAGGAAAATAGCAGACCCAACAAAAAGAGTCGGACGGTTGTCCCACGGTTTTGTGAGGATGCGATGAAAGATTCCTTTTATGGACTTCCAGGCTCGGTAAAATCACTTATACAGCGTGTAAAGGGAATTGATGAACTATATG AATGGCAAGACGAGTGTCTTAAACTCAAGGCAATTTatgatcgaaaaaatttaatttatgcCCTCCCAACAAGTGGTGGAAAAACATTAGTGGCTGAGATATTAATGCTCAAGGAGCTTGTcgctaacaaaaaaaatgcaatctTCATACTTCCCTTTGTTGCAATCGTTCAAGAAAAG gTACGTTCTTTGGCACCTTTTGCCCTGGCCTTAGATTTTTTGGTCGAGGAATATGCAGCTGGAAACGGGCAGTACCCGCCACGTAAAAGGCGGAGAAAACACACTATTTATGTCTGCACGATTGAGAAGGGACTGGGGCTGGTTAATAGCTTGATAGAAAACCAGCGTCTTCATGAG GTTGGAATGGTCGTTGTTGATGAGCTTCATTTATTAGGAGAAGATGGAGGCAGAGGCGCAACACTAGAAGGTCTACTGACAAAAATAATGTACACTGGAA ataATCTACATATTATCGGAATGAGCGCCACTAttgggaatttgaatgaaatcgCTAAATTTTTGAATGCTGAAATTTACACGAAAGATTTTAGGCCTGTAGAATTGAAAGAGTATGTTAAATGTGAGGACGATATTTGGCTTGTAGATCTTGAGCAAGAAGAAATACTAACTGATCTAAAGAAAATTGCTTACGCT TACTCCCAGGAAGCTCTCAGGCTTGATCCAGATAAACTTGGAGGATTGGTAATGGATGTTGTACCACAAGACTCTTGTCTAATATTTTGTCCGAGTCGCAAAAACTGTGAGAATGTTTCTATATTGTTGACGAAAGTTCTGTTCAA ATCTCTGCACAATCataagaaaaaggagaaagatATATTGATAAGAGCATTGAAAGCTGAAGGTGCTCTCTGTGAGATTCTGGAACTAACTATAAAGTTTGGCGTAGCTTATCATCACTCTGGTTTGATGGCAGAAGAGCGAAAGCTACTGGAGGAAGCGTTCAGATCCGGAACTCTTTCTGTAATTTGTTGCACCTCAACTTTGGCTGCTGGCGTTAATTTACCAGCGCGCAGG GTAATACTCAGACGTCCATATGTTGGTAATCAGTTTCTAAACTTGAGTCGTTATAAACAAATGATTGGTAGAGCTGGAAGAGCTGGGATGAAAGACGTTGGAGAAAGTATACTGATTTGTAGAACAAACGAAATTCCCAAG GTAAAAGAGTTGTTAACTTCTAATATGGACGACTGTATCAGTACTTTACACGTTGAAGAAGACAGGGGTATAAACAATTTGATTCTGAGTTCGATTCTCTTAAATTTGGCTACAACTAGATCAGAGTTGCACAAAATAGCTGGAACTACGCTTCTTGGAATACAACAGAAGAGGCTAAATATTAATACAAATAATATTACTGACAAAACGATCACAAAGCTAATAAAAACACGTGTAATTAAAGTGAAACAAGTTACTAATTACAGTGAAATCAATCCTAATTTAACTGTCCTCATTCAGTCGcaagataatttaaaaacagcTCAGGAAACACCACGACCtagaaagaaaattgtaaaacttaGTAGAACAACAAAACTGGAAGTATGCAAACTGGGAAGAGCAGCTATGAAAG GATGCGTCGATCTGAATCGTGCGCATATGCTGTACAAAGACTTGAAATCAGCACAAAACCAGCTAGTGCTACTCGACTGTCTCCACCTTTTGTACCTCGTGACGCCATACGATGTTGTTGATCTTGTAAAACCATCTGGAAACGTGTACTGCGATGTG GTTTGCAACTTGTCTCCCATACAGATGGAGACTGCAAGAGTTTTAGGAATAAACGAGACAGTTGCAACCAAACTGAGAGCTGGAGTGATGCCAAAg AATGTCGATTCTAACGTCGTAAACAGGTTTTATTTGACCCTAATGCTCAATGAGTTGTGGAATCAGCAAACTGTTCACATAGTATCTACTAAGTATCAAGTCAATCGAGGAATAGTACAAAATTTAATGAACGCTTCCGCATCCTTTGCTTCAAGCGTGGAACGGTTTTGCGCG GAACTTGATGAATTTTGGGCGTTCAGAGACCTGTTGCACAGTTTTAGTAAACGGCTATCACACTGCTGCTCGGTTGAACTCGAACCGTTAATAGAACTTCCTAGTGTGAAAATT GGACGTGCCAGACAGTTGTTCAATGCTGGATACAAAACATTGCAATCTGTAGCACTGGGTCAGCCAATGGAAATgtgtgataaaattgaaaacttgcCGATGCGAGTTGCTAGTCAGATCGTCGCTGCAGCTAAG CTCTTATTGTTGGAGAAGGTGGAGAACCTCAGAGATGAGGCAGAAGACGTGCTGGATGGAATTGATATATCGAATTTCCGGTAA
- the LOC124306962 gene encoding helicase POLQ-like isoform X3, with translation MAVTPNQADFSLGQKMSRGSSLKLGANVIVAGRNSFPSSWLSIDDTVLNTISFDEEFTNATDNVVATATKDDNEYYQNNNNNTNAKEKIFFEKDTNFEQVKDHNYSKILDLNTSDQEFCQIESTLIQKTEQVHMELKTILNTTEISICRDDRLNNTVVDSGVEKSMWEDDSLLDRVFNELESSNNENVEATKSECSPLAVLDSFSTLTSPKKIHSEPLDCPSTVPRVQKHSLSPLKENSRPNKKSRTVVPRFCEDAMKDSFYGLPGSVKSLIQRVKGIDELYEWQDECLKLKAIYDRKNLIYALPTSGGKTLVAEILMLKELVANKKNAIFILPFVAIVQEKVRSLAPFALALDFLVEEYAAGNGQYPPRKRRRKHTIYVCTIEKGLGLVNSLIENQRLHEVGMVVVDELHLLGEDGGRGATLEGLLTKIMYTGNNLHIIGMSATIGNLNEIAKFLNAEIYTKDFRPVELKEYVKCEDDIWLVDLEQEEILTDLKKIAYAYSQEALRLDPDKLGGLVMDVVPQDSCLIFCPSRKNCENVSILLTKVLFKSLHNHKKKEKDILIRALKAEGALCEILELTIKFGVAYHHSGLMAEERKLLEEAFRSGTLSVICCTSTLAAGVNLPARRVILRRPYVGNQFLNLSRYKQMIGRAGRAGMKDVGESILICRTNEIPKVKELLTSNMDDCISTLHVEEDRGINNLILSSILLNLATTRSELHKIAGTTLLGIQQKRLNINTNNITDKTITKLIKTRVIKVKQVTNYSEINPNLTVLIQSQDNLKTAQETPRPRKKIVKLSRTTKLEVCKLGRAAMKGCVDLNRAHMLYKDLKSAQNQLVLLDCLHLLYLVTPYDVVDLVKPSGNVYCDVVSLQLVSHTDGDCKSFRNKRDSCNQTESWSDAKECRF, from the exons ATGGCTGTGACACCTAATCAGGCTGATTTTTCTCTTGGTCAAAAAATGAGTAGAGGAAGCAGTCTAAAGCTCGGTGCTAATGTAATAGTGGCAGGAAGAAACTCGTTTCCTTCGTCGTGGTTATCCATTGACGACACTGTACTAAACACGATAAGTTTTGATGAAGAATTTACAAATGCTACTGACAATGTTGTCGCTACAGCAACAAAGGACGATAATGAATATTATcagaataataacaacaacactAATGccaaggaaaaaatattctttgagAAAGATACAAACTTTGAACAAGTGAAAGATCACAATTACAGTAAAATATTGGACTTGAATACAAGCGACcaggaattttgtcaaatagAGTCAACCTTGATACAAAAAACTGAACAAGTTCACATGGAGCTGAAAACCATACTGAATACAACAGAAATATCGATATGCCGTGATGATCGGTTAAACAATACGGTCGTAGATTCTGGTGTCGAAAAATCTATGTGGGAAGATGACAGTCTACTGGATCGAGTATTCAATGAACTTGAATCATCCAATAACGAGAACGTCGAGGCTACCAAATCTGAGTGCTCTCCGTTGGCTGTATTAGATAGTTTCAGCACCTTGACTTctccaaaaaaaattcattccgaaCCATTGGATTGTCCTTCGACTGTTCCGCGTGTTCAAAAACACTCGTTATCACCACTGAAGGAAAATAGCAGACCCAACAAAAAGAGTCGGACGGTTGTCCCACGGTTTTGTGAGGATGCGATGAAAGATTCCTTTTATGGACTTCCAGGCTCGGTAAAATCACTTATACAGCGTGTAAAGGGAATTGATGAACTATATG AATGGCAAGACGAGTGTCTTAAACTCAAGGCAATTTatgatcgaaaaaatttaatttatgcCCTCCCAACAAGTGGTGGAAAAACATTAGTGGCTGAGATATTAATGCTCAAGGAGCTTGTcgctaacaaaaaaaatgcaatctTCATACTTCCCTTTGTTGCAATCGTTCAAGAAAAG gTACGTTCTTTGGCACCTTTTGCCCTGGCCTTAGATTTTTTGGTCGAGGAATATGCAGCTGGAAACGGGCAGTACCCGCCACGTAAAAGGCGGAGAAAACACACTATTTATGTCTGCACGATTGAGAAGGGACTGGGGCTGGTTAATAGCTTGATAGAAAACCAGCGTCTTCATGAG GTTGGAATGGTCGTTGTTGATGAGCTTCATTTATTAGGAGAAGATGGAGGCAGAGGCGCAACACTAGAAGGTCTACTGACAAAAATAATGTACACTGGAA ataATCTACATATTATCGGAATGAGCGCCACTAttgggaatttgaatgaaatcgCTAAATTTTTGAATGCTGAAATTTACACGAAAGATTTTAGGCCTGTAGAATTGAAAGAGTATGTTAAATGTGAGGACGATATTTGGCTTGTAGATCTTGAGCAAGAAGAAATACTAACTGATCTAAAGAAAATTGCTTACGCT TACTCCCAGGAAGCTCTCAGGCTTGATCCAGATAAACTTGGAGGATTGGTAATGGATGTTGTACCACAAGACTCTTGTCTAATATTTTGTCCGAGTCGCAAAAACTGTGAGAATGTTTCTATATTGTTGACGAAAGTTCTGTTCAA ATCTCTGCACAATCataagaaaaaggagaaagatATATTGATAAGAGCATTGAAAGCTGAAGGTGCTCTCTGTGAGATTCTGGAACTAACTATAAAGTTTGGCGTAGCTTATCATCACTCTGGTTTGATGGCAGAAGAGCGAAAGCTACTGGAGGAAGCGTTCAGATCCGGAACTCTTTCTGTAATTTGTTGCACCTCAACTTTGGCTGCTGGCGTTAATTTACCAGCGCGCAGG GTAATACTCAGACGTCCATATGTTGGTAATCAGTTTCTAAACTTGAGTCGTTATAAACAAATGATTGGTAGAGCTGGAAGAGCTGGGATGAAAGACGTTGGAGAAAGTATACTGATTTGTAGAACAAACGAAATTCCCAAG GTAAAAGAGTTGTTAACTTCTAATATGGACGACTGTATCAGTACTTTACACGTTGAAGAAGACAGGGGTATAAACAATTTGATTCTGAGTTCGATTCTCTTAAATTTGGCTACAACTAGATCAGAGTTGCACAAAATAGCTGGAACTACGCTTCTTGGAATACAACAGAAGAGGCTAAATATTAATACAAATAATATTACTGACAAAACGATCACAAAGCTAATAAAAACACGTGTAATTAAAGTGAAACAAGTTACTAATTACAGTGAAATCAATCCTAATTTAACTGTCCTCATTCAGTCGcaagataatttaaaaacagcTCAGGAAACACCACGACCtagaaagaaaattgtaaaacttaGTAGAACAACAAAACTGGAAGTATGCAAACTGGGAAGAGCAGCTATGAAAG GATGCGTCGATCTGAATCGTGCGCATATGCTGTACAAAGACTTGAAATCAGCACAAAACCAGCTAGTGCTACTCGACTGTCTCCACCTTTTGTACCTCGTGACGCCATACGATGTTGTTGATCTTGTAAAACCATCTGGAAACGTGTACTGCGATGTGGTAA GTTTGCAACTTGTCTCCCATACAGATGGAGACTGCAAGAGTTTTAGGAATAAACGAGACAGTTGCAACCAAACTGAGAGCTGGAGTGATGCCAAAg AATGTCGATTCTAA
- the LOC124306962 gene encoding helicase POLQ-like isoform X4 — MNYMVRSLAPFALALDFLVEEYAAGNGQYPPRKRRRKHTIYVCTIEKGLGLVNSLIENQRLHEVGMVVVDELHLLGEDGGRGATLEGLLTKIMYTGNNLHIIGMSATIGNLNEIAKFLNAEIYTKDFRPVELKEYVKCEDDIWLVDLEQEEILTDLKKIAYAYSQEALRLDPDKLGGLVMDVVPQDSCLIFCPSRKNCENVSILLTKVLFKSLHNHKKKEKDILIRALKAEGALCEILELTIKFGVAYHHSGLMAEERKLLEEAFRSGTLSVICCTSTLAAGVNLPARRVILRRPYVGNQFLNLSRYKQMIGRAGRAGMKDVGESILICRTNEIPKVKELLTSNMDDCISTLHVEEDRGINNLILSSILLNLATTRSELHKIAGTTLLGIQQKRLNINTNNITDKTITKLIKTRVIKVKQVTNYSEINPNLTVLIQSQDNLKTAQETPRPRKKIVKLSRTTKLEVCKLGRAAMKGCVDLNRAHMLYKDLKSAQNQLVLLDCLHLLYLVTPYDVVDLVKPSGNVYCDVVCNLSPIQMETARVLGINETVATKLRAGVMPKNVDSNVVNRFYLTLMLNELWNQQTVHIVSTKYQVNRGIVQNLMNASASFASSVERFCAELDEFWAFRDLLHSFSKRLSHCCSVELEPLIELPSVKIGRARQLFNAGYKTLQSVALGQPMEMCDKIENLPMRVASQIVAAAKLLLLEKVENLRDEAEDVLDGIDISNFR; from the exons ATGAACTATATG gTACGTTCTTTGGCACCTTTTGCCCTGGCCTTAGATTTTTTGGTCGAGGAATATGCAGCTGGAAACGGGCAGTACCCGCCACGTAAAAGGCGGAGAAAACACACTATTTATGTCTGCACGATTGAGAAGGGACTGGGGCTGGTTAATAGCTTGATAGAAAACCAGCGTCTTCATGAG GTTGGAATGGTCGTTGTTGATGAGCTTCATTTATTAGGAGAAGATGGAGGCAGAGGCGCAACACTAGAAGGTCTACTGACAAAAATAATGTACACTGGAA ataATCTACATATTATCGGAATGAGCGCCACTAttgggaatttgaatgaaatcgCTAAATTTTTGAATGCTGAAATTTACACGAAAGATTTTAGGCCTGTAGAATTGAAAGAGTATGTTAAATGTGAGGACGATATTTGGCTTGTAGATCTTGAGCAAGAAGAAATACTAACTGATCTAAAGAAAATTGCTTACGCT TACTCCCAGGAAGCTCTCAGGCTTGATCCAGATAAACTTGGAGGATTGGTAATGGATGTTGTACCACAAGACTCTTGTCTAATATTTTGTCCGAGTCGCAAAAACTGTGAGAATGTTTCTATATTGTTGACGAAAGTTCTGTTCAA ATCTCTGCACAATCataagaaaaaggagaaagatATATTGATAAGAGCATTGAAAGCTGAAGGTGCTCTCTGTGAGATTCTGGAACTAACTATAAAGTTTGGCGTAGCTTATCATCACTCTGGTTTGATGGCAGAAGAGCGAAAGCTACTGGAGGAAGCGTTCAGATCCGGAACTCTTTCTGTAATTTGTTGCACCTCAACTTTGGCTGCTGGCGTTAATTTACCAGCGCGCAGG GTAATACTCAGACGTCCATATGTTGGTAATCAGTTTCTAAACTTGAGTCGTTATAAACAAATGATTGGTAGAGCTGGAAGAGCTGGGATGAAAGACGTTGGAGAAAGTATACTGATTTGTAGAACAAACGAAATTCCCAAG GTAAAAGAGTTGTTAACTTCTAATATGGACGACTGTATCAGTACTTTACACGTTGAAGAAGACAGGGGTATAAACAATTTGATTCTGAGTTCGATTCTCTTAAATTTGGCTACAACTAGATCAGAGTTGCACAAAATAGCTGGAACTACGCTTCTTGGAATACAACAGAAGAGGCTAAATATTAATACAAATAATATTACTGACAAAACGATCACAAAGCTAATAAAAACACGTGTAATTAAAGTGAAACAAGTTACTAATTACAGTGAAATCAATCCTAATTTAACTGTCCTCATTCAGTCGcaagataatttaaaaacagcTCAGGAAACACCACGACCtagaaagaaaattgtaaaacttaGTAGAACAACAAAACTGGAAGTATGCAAACTGGGAAGAGCAGCTATGAAAG GATGCGTCGATCTGAATCGTGCGCATATGCTGTACAAAGACTTGAAATCAGCACAAAACCAGCTAGTGCTACTCGACTGTCTCCACCTTTTGTACCTCGTGACGCCATACGATGTTGTTGATCTTGTAAAACCATCTGGAAACGTGTACTGCGATGTG GTTTGCAACTTGTCTCCCATACAGATGGAGACTGCAAGAGTTTTAGGAATAAACGAGACAGTTGCAACCAAACTGAGAGCTGGAGTGATGCCAAAg AATGTCGATTCTAACGTCGTAAACAGGTTTTATTTGACCCTAATGCTCAATGAGTTGTGGAATCAGCAAACTGTTCACATAGTATCTACTAAGTATCAAGTCAATCGAGGAATAGTACAAAATTTAATGAACGCTTCCGCATCCTTTGCTTCAAGCGTGGAACGGTTTTGCGCG GAACTTGATGAATTTTGGGCGTTCAGAGACCTGTTGCACAGTTTTAGTAAACGGCTATCACACTGCTGCTCGGTTGAACTCGAACCGTTAATAGAACTTCCTAGTGTGAAAATT GGACGTGCCAGACAGTTGTTCAATGCTGGATACAAAACATTGCAATCTGTAGCACTGGGTCAGCCAATGGAAATgtgtgataaaattgaaaacttgcCGATGCGAGTTGCTAGTCAGATCGTCGCTGCAGCTAAG CTCTTATTGTTGGAGAAGGTGGAGAACCTCAGAGATGAGGCAGAAGACGTGCTGGATGGAATTGATATATCGAATTTCCGGTAA